From Nonomuraea helvata, a single genomic window includes:
- the shc gene encoding squalene--hopene cyclase: MTTLETRSPLAGVEHALESACDHLIGLRSAEGWWKGELQTNVTMDAEDLLLREFLGIRTEPETAEAARWIRSEQRADGTWANFHEGPPDVSTTVEAYTALRLAGDPPEADHMRAAAGQIRSMGGVEASRVFTRVWLALFGEWPWRDLPVMPPELMFLPSWFPLNIYDWACWARQTIVPLTVVTAYRPVRRLPFGLPELRTGRAPRRAARGGWEAAFGALDKALHRYERRPAQALRRAALRRAVEWIVARQEADGSWGGIQPPWVYSMIALHLAGYHVDHPVMRRAIRGLDRFTIRDEKGRRLEACQSPVWDTALAVNALLDAGTPADHPAITGAADWLLREEVTRAGDWAVRKPALPPGGWAFEFDNDGYPDTDDTAEVILALRRLDRPGIRPAVERGLRWMAGMASRDGGFAAFDADNDRALCTRLPFCDFGAVIDPPSADVTAHVVEALAKERPHSPVLRRAVVWLLKAQEQDGSWFGRWGANHVYGTGAVVPALVAAGVRPGHSSVRRAVTWLERHQNGDGGWGEDLRSYRDATWIGRGASTPSQTAWALLALLAAGERSPAVERGVRWLVERQRPDGTWDEPHFTGTGFPGDFYINYHLYRLVFPISALGRYRELS, encoded by the coding sequence ATGACCACCCTCGAGACCCGGAGCCCGCTCGCCGGCGTCGAGCACGCCCTCGAGTCCGCCTGCGACCACCTGATCGGCCTGCGGTCGGCGGAGGGGTGGTGGAAGGGCGAGCTGCAGACCAACGTGACCATGGACGCGGAGGACCTGCTGCTGCGGGAGTTCCTCGGCATCCGCACCGAGCCGGAGACGGCCGAGGCCGCCCGGTGGATCCGTTCCGAGCAGCGGGCCGACGGCACGTGGGCCAACTTCCACGAAGGGCCCCCCGACGTGTCCACCACCGTCGAGGCGTACACCGCGCTGCGGCTGGCGGGCGACCCGCCCGAGGCGGACCACATGCGCGCCGCCGCCGGGCAGATCCGGTCCATGGGCGGCGTCGAGGCGAGCCGGGTGTTCACCCGGGTCTGGCTGGCGCTGTTCGGGGAGTGGCCGTGGCGGGACCTGCCCGTCATGCCTCCCGAGCTGATGTTCCTGCCGTCGTGGTTCCCGCTCAACATCTACGACTGGGCCTGCTGGGCCAGGCAGACGATCGTGCCGCTGACCGTGGTGACCGCGTACCGGCCGGTGCGGCGGCTGCCGTTCGGGCTGCCCGAGCTGCGGACCGGCCGGGCGCCGCGCCGCGCCGCGCGCGGCGGCTGGGAGGCGGCCTTCGGCGCGCTGGACAAGGCGCTGCACCGGTACGAGCGGCGCCCGGCGCAGGCCCTGCGGCGGGCCGCTCTGAGGCGCGCCGTCGAGTGGATCGTCGCACGTCAGGAGGCCGACGGATCCTGGGGCGGCATCCAGCCCCCGTGGGTGTACTCGATGATCGCGCTCCATCTCGCCGGCTACCACGTCGACCATCCGGTGATGCGCCGGGCGATCCGGGGGCTCGACCGGTTCACGATCCGCGACGAGAAGGGGCGCCGGTTGGAGGCGTGCCAGTCTCCTGTCTGGGACACCGCGCTGGCGGTCAACGCCCTGCTCGACGCGGGCACCCCCGCCGATCATCCGGCCATCACGGGGGCCGCCGACTGGCTGCTGCGCGAGGAGGTCACGAGGGCGGGCGACTGGGCCGTGCGCAAGCCGGCGCTTCCGCCCGGCGGCTGGGCGTTCGAGTTCGACAACGACGGCTACCCCGACACCGATGACACCGCGGAGGTCATCCTCGCGCTGCGCCGCCTCGACCGGCCCGGTATACGGCCGGCGGTCGAGCGCGGGCTCCGCTGGATGGCCGGCATGGCGAGCCGCGACGGCGGCTTCGCGGCGTTCGACGCCGACAACGACCGCGCGCTCTGCACCAGGCTGCCCTTCTGCGACTTCGGCGCGGTGATCGACCCTCCGTCCGCCGATGTCACCGCGCACGTCGTCGAAGCCCTGGCCAAGGAGCGGCCCCACTCCCCCGTGCTGCGCAGAGCCGTCGTCTGGCTGCTCAAGGCGCAGGAGCAGGACGGATCGTGGTTCGGCCGCTGGGGCGCCAACCACGTCTACGGCACCGGGGCCGTGGTGCCCGCCCTCGTCGCCGCCGGGGTCCGTCCGGGGCATTCGTCCGTACGGCGTGCCGTGACCTGGCTGGAACGGCACCAGAACGGCGACGGCGGCTGGGGAGAGGACCTGCGTTCCTACCGCGACGCCACCTGGATCGGCCGCGGCGCCTCCACCCCGTCGCAGACGGCCTGGGCGCTGCTGGCCCTGCTCGCCGCCGGCGAGCGCTCGCCGGCGGTGGAGCGCGGGGTGCGCTGGCTGGTGGAGCGGCAGCGGCCGGACGGCACGTGGGACGAACCGCACTTCACGGGCACCGGCTTCCCCGGCGACTTCTACATCAACTATCACCTCTACCGGCTGGTCTTCCCGATCAGCGCCCTGGGACGTTATCGGGAGCTGTCATGA
- the hpnH gene encoding adenosyl-hopene transferase HpnH: MTIPLRQSLRIGGYILGQRLRGRTKFPLLVELEPLFACNLKCAGCGKIQHPADVLKQRMPVEQAVAAIQECGAPMVSIAGGEPLMHPQIGELVRRLVDMKKYVFLCTNALLIPKKIDEFEPSRYFTWTVHIDGVRERHDAAVCKEGVFDEAVAAVRECRRRGFRITTNTTFFSTDSPQTVIEVLDYLNDELAVDQMMVSPAYAYDKAPVQDRFMGVRETRALFREAFAGGRRRRWRFNHSPLFLDFLEGRIELPCTAWAIPSYSLFGWQRPCYLMADGYARTYRELIEETDWSAYGRGRDPRCDNCMAHCGYEPTAVLATLGSLKESLRAIRSG, from the coding sequence ATGACGATCCCGCTTCGGCAGAGCCTGCGTATCGGCGGCTACATCCTCGGCCAGCGGCTCCGGGGACGGACGAAGTTCCCGCTGCTGGTGGAGCTGGAGCCGCTGTTCGCGTGCAATCTCAAATGCGCCGGCTGCGGCAAGATCCAGCACCCCGCCGACGTGCTGAAGCAGCGCATGCCGGTGGAGCAGGCCGTGGCCGCCATCCAGGAGTGCGGCGCCCCCATGGTCTCGATCGCCGGCGGTGAGCCGCTCATGCACCCGCAGATCGGCGAGCTGGTCCGCCGCCTCGTGGACATGAAGAAGTACGTGTTCCTCTGCACGAACGCGCTGCTGATCCCCAAGAAGATCGACGAGTTCGAGCCCTCGCGGTACTTCACCTGGACCGTGCACATCGACGGCGTCCGCGAGCGCCACGACGCCGCGGTGTGCAAGGAGGGGGTCTTCGACGAGGCCGTCGCCGCCGTGCGGGAGTGCCGGCGGCGCGGCTTCCGGATCACCACGAACACGACGTTCTTCTCCACCGACAGCCCGCAGACCGTCATCGAGGTGCTCGACTACCTCAACGACGAGCTCGCCGTCGACCAGATGATGGTCTCCCCCGCCTACGCGTACGACAAGGCGCCCGTCCAGGACCGGTTCATGGGCGTGCGGGAGACGCGCGCGCTCTTCCGCGAGGCCTTCGCCGGCGGGCGGCGGCGCCGCTGGCGGTTCAACCACTCGCCGCTCTTCCTGGACTTCCTGGAGGGCCGGATCGAGCTGCCGTGCACGGCCTGGGCCATCCCGTCGTACTCGCTGTTCGGCTGGCAGCGGCCGTGCTATCTGATGGCGGACGGGTACGCGCGGACGTACCGCGAGCTGATCGAGGAGACCGACTGGTCGGCGTACGGCCGGGGCCGCGACCCGCGCTGCGACAACTGCATGGCGCACTGCGGCTACGAGCCGACCGCTGTCCTGGCCACGCTCGGCTCCCTGAAGGAGTCACTGCGTGCCATCAGGAGCGGCTGA
- a CDS encoding SDR family NAD(P)-dependent oxidoreductase — MRLADAHVLVTGASSGIGAATARALAVTGARLTLAGRDRGRLAAVAAATGGRVLVCDVATQAHDLATRAGHVDVLVNNAGVGWAGPFVRMPAGRVEQLLAVNLAAPIALTRLLLPGMVAAGRGHLVFVASIAGAVGVDQEAVYSATKAGLMAFAEALGHELRHVPGVGVSVLLPGVVDTPFFVRRGAPYTRGWPAPIAPERVARAIVAAIRHGRPESFVPGWLRVPARLRGAAPGPFRALARRFGRA; from the coding sequence ATGAGGCTCGCGGACGCCCACGTGCTGGTCACCGGGGCCTCCTCGGGGATCGGGGCGGCCACCGCGCGGGCGCTGGCGGTCACCGGCGCGCGGCTGACGCTGGCCGGTCGCGATCGCGGACGCCTGGCGGCGGTCGCCGCGGCGACGGGCGGGCGCGTGCTGGTGTGCGACGTCGCCACGCAGGCCCACGATCTCGCCACGCGCGCCGGACACGTCGACGTCCTGGTGAACAACGCCGGCGTGGGGTGGGCCGGGCCGTTCGTGCGGATGCCGGCCGGCCGCGTCGAGCAGTTGCTGGCCGTCAACCTCGCGGCGCCGATCGCGCTCACGCGGCTGCTGCTACCGGGGATGGTGGCGGCGGGCCGGGGACACCTCGTGTTCGTGGCCTCCATCGCCGGGGCGGTGGGCGTGGATCAGGAGGCGGTCTACTCGGCGACGAAGGCGGGGCTGATGGCCTTCGCGGAGGCCCTGGGCCATGAGCTGCGCCACGTGCCGGGCGTCGGCGTGTCCGTCCTGCTGCCGGGCGTGGTGGACACGCCCTTCTTCGTACGGCGCGGCGCCCCGTACACGCGCGGCTGGCCGGCGCCGATCGCGCCGGAGCGGGTGGCGCGGGCGATCGTGGCGGCGATCCGGCACGGCCGGCCGGAGTCCTTCGTGCCCGGCTGGCTGCGGGTGCCGGCCAGGCTGCGCGGAGCGGCACCCGGCCCGTTCCGGGCGCTGGCGCGGCGCTTCGGGAGGGCTTAG